One stretch of Pandoraea oxalativorans DNA includes these proteins:
- a CDS encoding glycoside hydrolase family 44 protein, with protein MPRLIQLAAAGVMLSCAACTQATPGGPLSAEIAVDAAANRHPINPLIYGINFGTTAMLQDLRAPLNRSGGNSASAYNWRLDARNAGRDWYYESLPVNPADINDQFGDRFVALTQAAGAQPIITISMLGRVATLSRSRDRLASFSIAKYGPQQNHDVDGMTDAGNGILRDGTLVRNDPDDATVPDDPASQQARVTALVQQFGPARAGGVKYYAMDNEPSLWQLIHNNSHPTGAHASEIAAKVIAYSRAVKTADPSAKVLAPEEWGWNGYLYSGFDQQHSVTHGYAQAPDRLNETGGMPYIPWLLTQWKKAGRPVDIFSLHFYPQSKEYEEPANGTSTEIALMRNRSTRNLWDPNYKDPTWINSVVALIPMMRQWVDTYYHPGTPIALTEYNWGADTRMNGATAQADILGIFGREKLDMATRWGTLDPSMPVYKAIKLYRNYDGHGGEFGSTSVSATVPDPDTVSAFAAVRPKDGALTVVVINKQLDRAAQANVSLANFAASGTGEVWQLADNKLTRQPDITYSGSALRADLPPQSILLFVLRKAVN; from the coding sequence ATGCCCCGTCTGATTCAGCTCGCGGCCGCGGGCGTGATGCTGTCGTGCGCCGCGTGCACCCAGGCGACGCCCGGTGGCCCGCTTTCGGCGGAGATCGCCGTGGACGCGGCGGCGAACCGCCATCCGATCAACCCGCTGATCTACGGCATCAACTTCGGTACGACGGCGATGTTGCAGGATCTGCGCGCGCCGCTGAACCGCTCGGGCGGCAACAGTGCGTCGGCGTACAACTGGCGGCTCGACGCGCGTAACGCCGGTCGCGATTGGTACTACGAGAGCCTGCCCGTCAATCCGGCGGACATCAACGATCAGTTCGGCGACCGCTTCGTGGCGCTCACGCAGGCTGCCGGTGCGCAGCCGATCATCACGATCTCGATGCTTGGCCGCGTGGCTACGCTCTCGCGCTCGCGCGACCGGCTGGCCAGTTTCTCCATCGCCAAGTACGGCCCGCAGCAGAACCACGACGTGGACGGCATGACCGACGCGGGCAACGGCATTCTGCGCGATGGCACGCTCGTCAGGAACGATCCGGACGACGCTACCGTGCCCGACGATCCCGCGAGCCAGCAGGCCCGTGTGACAGCACTGGTGCAGCAGTTCGGCCCGGCGCGCGCGGGCGGTGTGAAGTACTACGCGATGGATAACGAGCCGAGTCTGTGGCAGTTGATCCACAACAACTCGCATCCGACGGGCGCGCACGCCAGCGAGATCGCCGCCAAGGTGATCGCGTATTCGCGCGCGGTGAAGACGGCGGACCCGAGCGCCAAGGTGCTCGCGCCGGAAGAGTGGGGCTGGAACGGCTACCTGTACAGCGGCTTCGATCAGCAGCATTCGGTCACGCATGGCTACGCGCAAGCGCCGGACCGCCTCAACGAGACGGGCGGCATGCCGTACATTCCGTGGCTGCTCACGCAATGGAAGAAAGCTGGTCGTCCGGTCGACATCTTCAGTCTGCACTTTTATCCGCAGAGCAAAGAGTACGAGGAACCGGCGAACGGCACCTCGACCGAGATTGCGCTCATGCGCAACCGCTCCACGCGCAATCTGTGGGATCCGAATTACAAGGATCCGACATGGATCAACAGCGTGGTCGCGCTGATTCCGATGATGCGTCAGTGGGTGGACACGTATTACCACCCCGGCACACCCATCGCGCTGACTGAGTACAACTGGGGCGCGGACACGCGCATGAACGGGGCGACGGCGCAGGCCGACATCCTCGGTATCTTCGGACGTGAGAAGCTGGACATGGCGACGCGCTGGGGCACGCTCGATCCGTCGATGCCGGTCTACAAGGCCATCAAGCTGTATCGCAATTACGACGGCCACGGCGGCGAATTCGGCTCGACCAGCGTATCGGCCACCGTCCCCGATCCCGATACGGTGTCGGCTTTTGCGGCAGTGCGTCCGAAGGACGGCGCGCTGACCGTCGTCGTCATCAACAAGCAACTCGACCGTGCCGCGCAGGCCAACGTCTCGCTCGCCAATTTCGCTGCTTCGGGCACCGGCGAAGTCTGGCAACTGGCGGATAACAAGCTGACGCGCCAGCCGGACATCACCTATTCCGGCAGCGCGTTGCGCGCCGATCTGCCGCCGCAGAGCATTCTGCTGTTCGTGCTTCGCAAGGCGGTGAACTGA
- a CDS encoding lipopolysaccharide biosynthesis protein produces MLRGSVISLGVRLLDLPSRYGFHLLIAAALGVVETGNFYIVFSTMVALAGFGRLGMDQALTRQLAMDIASGESTAVRPTIRRALMHVFIASAAVSVLLAGGAALFANDILKKPELVAPLMLGALSFIPQNMGAALAGALAGLQRVGFSQMIYSWLWPAVFCVAAIPLVATGKLTVVNTLILTAASFAVAALVGAVLLRRFLRDVPAGEPHGAIPGLLKPGLSLFSLELTKLLITSAPAIVLGIVASSRETGLFALAWRLALVVNILISGVTGMAAPRFASLYARQDLPGLERSAAQAIGLVLCLALPVTLGMLVIPQFLLGLFGHGFDVGASALRVLALGQMAAACFTAMPELLGMTAHTRALMRINGVSVVVLLVGLAALTPMGGSVGASVAASLAIAVNGAAAAWAARRLLGVSPFATLWRWAAGRLSRP; encoded by the coding sequence ATGCTGCGCGGCAGTGTGATCAGCCTCGGCGTGCGACTGCTGGATTTGCCGAGCCGCTACGGCTTTCACCTGCTGATTGCGGCGGCGCTGGGCGTTGTCGAGACGGGTAACTTCTACATCGTCTTCAGTACGATGGTCGCGCTCGCGGGTTTCGGGCGTCTCGGGATGGATCAGGCGCTCACGCGTCAACTGGCGATGGACATCGCATCGGGGGAGTCCACCGCCGTGCGCCCGACGATCCGTCGCGCGCTTATGCACGTGTTCATCGCATCGGCGGCCGTCTCGGTGCTGCTCGCTGGCGGGGCGGCGCTCTTTGCCAACGATATCCTGAAGAAGCCGGAGCTTGTCGCGCCGCTCATGCTGGGCGCGTTGTCGTTCATCCCGCAGAACATGGGCGCGGCGCTGGCCGGTGCGCTCGCGGGATTGCAGCGCGTGGGCTTCAGTCAGATGATCTACTCGTGGCTGTGGCCGGCGGTGTTCTGTGTGGCGGCGATTCCGCTGGTGGCGACGGGCAAGCTGACGGTCGTCAACACGCTGATCCTCACGGCCGCAAGCTTTGCGGTGGCGGCGTTGGTGGGCGCGGTGCTGCTTCGCCGCTTCCTGCGCGACGTGCCTGCGGGTGAGCCGCATGGCGCGATTCCCGGTTTGCTCAAGCCGGGTCTGTCACTGTTCTCTCTCGAACTCACCAAACTGCTGATCACGTCGGCGCCGGCCATCGTGCTGGGGATTGTCGCGTCGTCGCGCGAGACGGGTTTGTTCGCGCTGGCGTGGCGTCTGGCGCTGGTCGTCAACATCCTGATCAGCGGCGTGACGGGCATGGCCGCGCCGCGATTCGCCAGCCTTTACGCGCGTCAGGATTTGCCGGGGCTGGAGCGCAGTGCGGCGCAGGCCATCGGGCTGGTATTGTGTCTCGCGCTGCCGGTCACGCTCGGCATGCTGGTCATTCCGCAGTTCCTGCTGGGGCTGTTCGGTCACGGGTTCGACGTTGGCGCGAGCGCTTTGCGCGTGCTCGCGCTCGGACAGATGGCTGCCGCGTGCTTCACCGCGATGCCCGAATTGCTCGGCATGACGGCGCACACGCGTGCGCTGATGCGCATCAACGGGGTGTCGGTCGTGGTGCTGCTCGTGGGGCTGGCGGCGCTCACGCCGATGGGCGGCAGTGTGGGCGCGTCGGTTGCGGCGTCGCTCGCGATTGCCGTGAACGGTGCCGCCGCCGCATGGGCCGCACGTCGGTTGCTCGGCGTGTCGCCGTTCGCGACGCTCTGGCGGTGGGCGGCGGGACGACTGTCGCGTCCTTAA